The sequence CGTCGATGTCACGGTGCGTGACGAAACCGCCGTGCTGAAGCACCTCGTGCGGGATCGCCAGGTCGGCGTCTCACCGGACACGAGCTATCACCCGGTTGCGCAAGCGCCCGCGCAGCTCGAGGAACGGCCGCTGGTCGTCGGGTTCGGCCCTTGCGGACTATTCGCGGCACTCCTGCTCGCCCAAATGGGCTTCAAGCCCATCGTTCTGGAACGCGGCCGTGATGTACGGCGGCGAACGCGCGATACCTGGGCCCTGTGGCGGGAGAACACGCTGACGCCGGAATCCAATGTTCAATTTGGCGAAGGTGGCGCGGGCCTCTTTTCCGACGGCAAGCTCTACAGCCAGATCAAAGATCCGAGATTCTATGGCCGCAAGGTAATGCGGGAGTTCGTGCGCGCCGGTGCTCCGGCGGAAATTCTCTATGTCAGCAAGCCGCACATCGGCACGTTTCGGCTGACGGGCGTCGTATCGAAGATGCGCGAGGAGATCATCTCGCTCGGCGGTGAGGTACGCTTCGAAAGCAAGGTTACCGATCTGCTCATCGAACTGGGACGGATCGAAGGTGTGGTGCTGGCGAGCGGGGAGACTCTGCATAGTCGCCACGTAGTGCTCGCCCTGGGGCACAGCTCCCGCGATACCTTCCGCATGCTGGAGCGCCGGCGCGTCCATCTCGAGGCCAAACCCTTTGCCATCGGCCTGCGTATCGAGCATCCCCAGTCGCTGATCGACAGCGCCCGCCTCGGGCGTTTTGCCGGTCATCCGCAACTGGGTGCCGCAGACTACAAACTGGTACATCACGCCCGCAATGGGCGCTCGGTCTACAGCTTCTGCATGTGTCCCGGCGGCACGGTGGTTGCCGCCACCTCCGAGCCGGAGCGCGTGGTCACCAACGGCATGAGTCAGTATTCGCGCAACGAGCGTAATGCCAACGCCGGCATCGTGGTCGCAATCAATCCCGAACCGGACTTCCCCGGCGGAACGCTCGCGGGCGTCGACATGCAGGAGGCATGGGAATCCAAGGCCTTTCTTGCAGGCGGCAGCGACTACTGCGCACCGGGACAGCTGGTTGGCGATTTCCTGCGCGGTGTCGGCTCCACCCAGCTCGGCGAGGTCGTTCCCTCATATGCGCCGGGCGTGCGTTTGGGTGACCTGTCACAGGCTCTGCCGCACTATGCCATCGAGGCCATACGCGAGGCATTACCTGCATTCGGTAAGCAGCTCCGCGGCTTCGATCGGGACGATGCCGTGCTCACCGCCGTGGAGAGCCGCACCTCTTCGCCCGTACGCATCACGCGGGACGCTGAGTCCCTGCAGAGTCTCAACGTGCGTGGGCTCTATCCTTGCGGTGAAGGTGCGGGTTATGCCGGTGGCATCCTCTCGGCCG is a genomic window of Candidatus Binataceae bacterium containing:
- a CDS encoding NAD(P)/FAD-dependent oxidoreductase, whose protein sequence is MIRITELPLPLDDTPEALRQAILRRLAIPAAELLDVNLFKRSYDARKKNSGILFICIVDVTVRDETAVLKHLVRDRQVGVSPDTSYHPVAQAPAQLEERPLVVGFGPCGLFAALLLAQMGFKPIVLERGRDVRRRTRDTWALWRENTLTPESNVQFGEGGAGLFSDGKLYSQIKDPRFYGRKVMREFVRAGAPAEILYVSKPHIGTFRLTGVVSKMREEIISLGGEVRFESKVTDLLIELGRIEGVVLASGETLHSRHVVLALGHSSRDTFRMLERRRVHLEAKPFAIGLRIEHPQSLIDSARLGRFAGHPQLGAADYKLVHHARNGRSVYSFCMCPGGTVVAATSEPERVVTNGMSQYSRNERNANAGIVVAINPEPDFPGGTLAGVDMQEAWESKAFLAGGSDYCAPGQLVGDFLRGVGSTQLGEVVPSYAPGVRLGDLSQALPHYAIEAIREALPAFGKQLRGFDRDDAVLTAVESRTSSPVRITRDAESLQSLNVRGLYPCGEGAGYAGGILSAGVDGIKVAEAVARSLS